GTCTTCGCTCAGATGGATGACCCGCGCACTGCGTCCGGAAGCCTTGGTTACAAAGCCCGCCTGCGCGAGAATGTTGATCGCCTCGCGGATGGAACCCTGCGCCACACCAAATTTCGACGCCCACTTGCCTTCAACAATCCTCATACCTGGCTGCAACGATCCGCTCATGATCTCCTGGCGCAATCGTTCCGCGAGGTTATGCTTCACCAGGCCTTCGCTCGTAAGTGAGGATGTAGTAGGCATCGTCAAGCACTCAAATCAGGAAGTGCGATCGTATTTGGCCCAGCTATTCTCAGTCAAGGGTAAATTTAAGCACTTGCATATTGCCACTTCGCTGATCTACTCTCCACAGGACAGATAATCGAGCCGGGAAAGATCGGAAGGAGGTCGAGAAGATGAAGCGATTCGGGATGGTAATCCGACTCAAGCCGGGCAGCGCCGATGCTTACCGGAAGTATCACGCGGCTGCATGGCCAGAGGTATTGGACAAGATTCTGGAATGCAACCTCCGAAACTACTCCATCTACCTTAAAGACAACCTGCTCTTCACCTACTTTGAATATCACGGCAGCGATCTGAAAGCGGATTGGGCGAAGATGGCTGCACACACCAAAACCCAGGAGTGGTGGGCAGTGATCGAGCCTCTACAGGATCCCCTGGAGACGCGAAAGAGCGGAGAATGGTGGGCAGACATGGAAGAAGTCTTCCACCTGGACTGAACAGCATGATTCTGCATGCAAAACCGTGTCAAATTTAAGCACTTATATAAAGAACTCGACACAGTTCGCCAGAGCGAACAATTTGCACGAATACCCGCGATATTTTAGGAAAATCGCTCTTGACATCCGCTTCTTTCGATCAATAATGTATTCCGAATATGAGCGCTTATATTCGTGATCGTCGCGAGTTTCTCAGACTTGCATTGACGGCTTCCTGTCTCCCGCTTTTGCCCGGTCCGGGTTGGGCAGAGGCCTTGGCCGACGACCGAACAAGCTGGTATCGCAAAGCTAAATTCGGGATGTTCATCCATTGGGGGCCGTACTCCCAGGCCAGCGTCGAAGCTTCCTGGCCCATCATGCGACCCAAGCCCGGAGAGATCACTGAGGCCGCATACCGAGCTCTGCCACAGACCTTTAATCCAGTGAAATTTGATCCCCACGCTTTTGTCGATCTGGCGCGGTTGGCGGGTCAGGAATACATGGTGTTCACCACCAAGCACCATGACGGATTCTGCATGTTCGACTCCGCATACACGGACTACAAGATCACCAACACGCCCTACGGCAGAGACATCGTCGCTCAACTGGCCAAAGCCTGTGGCGAAGACGGTATGCCTCTCGGTTTC
This sequence is a window from Acidicapsa acidisoli. Protein-coding genes within it:
- a CDS encoding L-rhamnose mutarotase, which translates into the protein MKRFGMVIRLKPGSADAYRKYHAAAWPEVLDKILECNLRNYSIYLKDNLLFTYFEYHGSDLKADWAKMAAHTKTQEWWAVIEPLQDPLETRKSGEWWADMEEVFHLD